One segment of Theobroma cacao cultivar B97-61/B2 chromosome 9, Criollo_cocoa_genome_V2, whole genome shotgun sequence DNA contains the following:
- the LOC18587613 gene encoding replication protein A 32 kDa subunit A, protein MYSSSQFDATSAFSGGGFMPSQPSQFANSTPSPARSRETQGLISVTVKQISEASQSGDEKSNFVIEGVDVTNVTVVGMVFNKNVRTSDVRFHLDDGTGRVECIRWVTENLDTREMDALEDGTYVRVNGHLQSFQGKKQLSAFSVRPVTNFDEVTCHFIECIHFHLHSKLQSQGGALSQPQMDSSLSTPVRGASTGIQPALVNDFSVQHSADGLKGFDKMVLNYLQQPSNIDREMGVHVEELSQQLKAPIEKIKDAIDVLEKEGLVYSSIDDYHYKAVEGC, encoded by the exons ATGTACTCAAGCAGCCAGTTCGACGCCACCTCCGCCTTCTCCGGCGGCGGATTCATGCCCTCTCAGCCTTCTCAGTTCGCTAATTCAACTCCATCTCCTGCAAGA AGTCGTGAGACGCAGGGGTTGATATCCGTGACAGTGAAGCAGATAAGTGAAGCTTCTCAATCTGGTGATGAGAAATCCAATTTCGTAATTGAAGGTGTTGATGTTACCAAT GTTACGGTGGTTGGCATGGTATTTAACAAAAATGTAAGGACCTCGGATGTTCGTTTCCACCTTGATGATGGAACAGGCCGAGTTGAATGTATAAGATG GGTAACCGAAAATCTTGACACAAGAGAAATGGATGCATTAGA AGATGGAACCTATGTTCGTGTCAATGGACACTTGCAAAGTTTTCAAGGCAAGAAGCAATTAAGTGCCTTTTCTGTGAG GCCAGTGACAAATTTTGATGAAGTTACTTGCCACTTTATTGAGTGCATACATTTCCATCTTCATTCCAAACTACAG TCACAGGGTGGTGCTTTGTCCCAGCCACAGATGGATTCATCATTGAGCACTCCTGTGCGGGGTGCATCAACTGGAATTCAGCCAGCTTTGGTGAACGAT tTCTCTGTGCAACATAGTGCTGATGGACTCAAGGGTTTTGATAAAATGGTCCTGAACTATCTGCAGCAACCTTCAAACAT TGATCGAGAAATGGGGGTACATGTAGAAGAACTTTCCCAACAGTTGAAAGCTCCCATAGAGAAGATCAA GGATGCTATCGATGTCCTTGAAAAGGAAGGTTTGGTGTACTCCTCCATTGATGATTATCACTACAAGGCTGTGGAAGGTTGCTAA
- the LOC18587614 gene encoding uncharacterized aarF domain-containing protein kinase At4g31390, chloroplastic isoform X2, which yields MYDCLVGRDKEVVPFRARQLRNLLCDLGPSFIKAGQVLANRPDIIREDYMNELCILQDDVPPFPNQVAFNIIEEELGQPLEAVFSKISPQTIAAASLGQVYRATLRASGEDVAIKVLRPQIEPIIYRDLFLFRTLASFLNGISIQKLGCNAELIVDEFGEKLLEELDYTLEARNIEDFLENFKDDPTVKIPRVYKSLSGARVLVMEWIDGIRCTNPQAVKNAGIDVNGFLTVGVSAALRQLLEFGLFHGDPHPGNIFAMRDGRIAYVDFGNVAELSQQNKQILIDAVVHAVNEDYAEMANDFTRLGFLASGTDVSPIIPALEAIWQNSAGKGLSDFNFRSVTGQFNKLVYNYPIRIPERFSLVIRSLLTQEGICFTLKPDFKFLEVAYPYVAKRLLTDPNPALRERLIQVLFKDGVFQWKRLENLIVLAKENVAKMSSNPALRVRNAPNSRSWQIERKLDLTDTIKDGARLFLFDEGIRRQLLLALTEDSKLHVQELVDVYRLVEDEIDIPSVAVEIVQDFPNVVRDFLLSWSNSVLYDR from the exons ATGTACGATTGTTTGGTTGGGAGGGATAAAGAGGTTGTTCCATTTCGAGCTCGCCAACTTAGGAATCTCCTATGTGATCTCGGACCATCTTTTATCAAAGCTGGCCAG GTTCTTGCAAACAGACCTGATATTATCAGAGAAGATTATATGAATGAACTTTGCATTCTTCAGGATGATGTTCCTCCTTTCCCCAATCAG GTTGCTTTTAACATCATAGAGGAAGAATTGGGCCAACCCCTTGAAGCTGTATTTAGCAAAATTTCACCACAGACAATAGCAGCTGCAAGTTTGGGTCAAGTTTACCGCGCAACCCTTCGTGCTTCCGGAGAGGATGTTgcaattaag GTCCTGAGGCCTCAGATAGAACCGATAATCTATCGTGATCTTTTTCTGTTCCGAACGCTTGCCTCCtttttaaatggaattagTATACAAAAACTGGGCTGCAATGCTGAACTGATAGTTGATGAATTTGGTGAAAAGCTTTTGGAGGAGCTTGATTATACCTTG gAAGCCAGGAATATTGAAGACTTTCTTGAGAACTTCAAAGATGATCCTACTGTCAAAATTCCTCGGGTTTACAAATCTCTTTCTGGCGCACGTGTTTTGGTAATGGAATGGATAGATGGTATTCGGTGTACTAACCCACAG GCTGTTAAGAATGCTGGAATCGATGTAAATGGATTTCTAACAGTTGGAGTAAGTGCTGCTCTTCGCCAGTTGCTTGAATTCGGGTTATTTCATGGAGATCCACACCCTGGAAATATTTTTGCCATGCGAGATGGACGAATTGCTTATGTGGACTTTGGAAATGTGGCTGAGCTTAGTCAG CAAAATAAGCAGATATTAATTGATGCTGTTGTCCATGCTGTTAATGAGGATTATGCTGAGATGGCAAACGATTTTACCAGGCTTGGTTTCTTGGCTAGTGGAACTGATGTCTCTCCTATTATTCCAGCTTTAGAAGCCATATGGCAGAATTCTGCTGGAAAAGGGCTCtctgattttaattttcgaaGTGTTACTG GGCAATTTAATAAACTGGTTTACAACTATCCCATCCGGATCCCAGAGAGGTTTTCCCTCGTTATCCGTTCTTTACTGACTCAGGAGGGCATCTGTTTTACCCTCAAGCCagatttcaaatttcttgag GTTGCCTACCCATATGTGGCAAAGCGCCTTTTAACAGATCCTAATCCAGCTCTTCGTGAACGCCTCATACAG GTTCTTTTTAAAGATGGTGTTTTCCAGTGGAAACGGCTTGAAAATCTTATTGTCCTTGCAAAGGAAAATGTGGCCAAAATGAGTAGCAACCCTGCCTTGCGAGTGAGGAACGC gccaaattcaagaagctggcaaattgaaagaaaactGGACCTGACAGACACCATTAAAGATGGAGCTCGTCTTTTCCTCTTTGATGAAGGTATCCGTAGACAGCTTCTTCTTGCTCTGACCGAAGACTCTAAGCTCCATGTTCAAGAG CTGGTTGATGTCTACAGACTGGTTGAAGATGAGATAGACATACCATCGGTGGCTGTGGAAATTGTACAAG ATTTTCCAAACGTGGTTCGGGATTTCTTGCTTTCATGGAGCAACTCAGTGTTATATGATAGATGA
- the LOC18587614 gene encoding uncharacterized aarF domain-containing protein kinase At4g31390, chloroplastic isoform X1: MNLIHTTCISKPQFAPSPVSVHGVPQRSKKLSAVRVSNFAASTTEVVVDNGTARRGLTSSTDSKNKSLPPGKSSSAMEQLDIERGVCIPFRKYSPETVRNTVLESRGAVASLILRGVEIVWNLGLYWSSLMYDCLVGRDKEVVPFRARQLRNLLCDLGPSFIKAGQVLANRPDIIREDYMNELCILQDDVPPFPNQVAFNIIEEELGQPLEAVFSKISPQTIAAASLGQVYRATLRASGEDVAIKVLRPQIEPIIYRDLFLFRTLASFLNGISIQKLGCNAELIVDEFGEKLLEELDYTLEARNIEDFLENFKDDPTVKIPRVYKSLSGARVLVMEWIDGIRCTNPQAVKNAGIDVNGFLTVGVSAALRQLLEFGLFHGDPHPGNIFAMRDGRIAYVDFGNVAELSQQNKQILIDAVVHAVNEDYAEMANDFTRLGFLASGTDVSPIIPALEAIWQNSAGKGLSDFNFRSVTGQFNKLVYNYPIRIPERFSLVIRSLLTQEGICFTLKPDFKFLEVAYPYVAKRLLTDPNPALRERLIQVLFKDGVFQWKRLENLIVLAKENVAKMSSNPALRVRNAPNSRSWQIERKLDLTDTIKDGARLFLFDEGIRRQLLLALTEDSKLHVQELVDVYRLVEDEIDIPSVAVEIVQDFPNVVRDFLLSWSNSVLYDR; encoded by the exons ATGAACTTAATTCACACAACTTGCATAAGCAAACCTCAATTCGCACCTTCTCCGGTCTCTGTCCATGGCGTGCCGCAAAgaagcaagaaactctcggcgGTCAGAGTCTCTAATTTTGCCGCGTCGACGACTGAAGTTGTCGTAGATAACGGAACAGCCAGGAGGGGCTTAACGTCTTCGACCGACTCCAAGAATAAGTCGTTACCGCCGGGGAAGTCTAGCAGTGCCATGGAGCAACTTGATATCGAGCGCGGCGTTTGCATCCCCTTTCGAAAGTACTCTCCCGAGACA GTGAGGAATACGGTACTGGAATCTCGAGGGGCAGTTGCATCACTTATTCTACGTGGTGTGGAGATAGTGTGGAATTTGGGGCTGTACTGGTCTTCTTTGATGTACGATTGTTTGGTTGGGAGGGATAAAGAGGTTGTTCCATTTCGAGCTCGCCAACTTAGGAATCTCCTATGTGATCTCGGACCATCTTTTATCAAAGCTGGCCAG GTTCTTGCAAACAGACCTGATATTATCAGAGAAGATTATATGAATGAACTTTGCATTCTTCAGGATGATGTTCCTCCTTTCCCCAATCAG GTTGCTTTTAACATCATAGAGGAAGAATTGGGCCAACCCCTTGAAGCTGTATTTAGCAAAATTTCACCACAGACAATAGCAGCTGCAAGTTTGGGTCAAGTTTACCGCGCAACCCTTCGTGCTTCCGGAGAGGATGTTgcaattaag GTCCTGAGGCCTCAGATAGAACCGATAATCTATCGTGATCTTTTTCTGTTCCGAACGCTTGCCTCCtttttaaatggaattagTATACAAAAACTGGGCTGCAATGCTGAACTGATAGTTGATGAATTTGGTGAAAAGCTTTTGGAGGAGCTTGATTATACCTTG gAAGCCAGGAATATTGAAGACTTTCTTGAGAACTTCAAAGATGATCCTACTGTCAAAATTCCTCGGGTTTACAAATCTCTTTCTGGCGCACGTGTTTTGGTAATGGAATGGATAGATGGTATTCGGTGTACTAACCCACAG GCTGTTAAGAATGCTGGAATCGATGTAAATGGATTTCTAACAGTTGGAGTAAGTGCTGCTCTTCGCCAGTTGCTTGAATTCGGGTTATTTCATGGAGATCCACACCCTGGAAATATTTTTGCCATGCGAGATGGACGAATTGCTTATGTGGACTTTGGAAATGTGGCTGAGCTTAGTCAG CAAAATAAGCAGATATTAATTGATGCTGTTGTCCATGCTGTTAATGAGGATTATGCTGAGATGGCAAACGATTTTACCAGGCTTGGTTTCTTGGCTAGTGGAACTGATGTCTCTCCTATTATTCCAGCTTTAGAAGCCATATGGCAGAATTCTGCTGGAAAAGGGCTCtctgattttaattttcgaaGTGTTACTG GGCAATTTAATAAACTGGTTTACAACTATCCCATCCGGATCCCAGAGAGGTTTTCCCTCGTTATCCGTTCTTTACTGACTCAGGAGGGCATCTGTTTTACCCTCAAGCCagatttcaaatttcttgag GTTGCCTACCCATATGTGGCAAAGCGCCTTTTAACAGATCCTAATCCAGCTCTTCGTGAACGCCTCATACAG GTTCTTTTTAAAGATGGTGTTTTCCAGTGGAAACGGCTTGAAAATCTTATTGTCCTTGCAAAGGAAAATGTGGCCAAAATGAGTAGCAACCCTGCCTTGCGAGTGAGGAACGC gccaaattcaagaagctggcaaattgaaagaaaactGGACCTGACAGACACCATTAAAGATGGAGCTCGTCTTTTCCTCTTTGATGAAGGTATCCGTAGACAGCTTCTTCTTGCTCTGACCGAAGACTCTAAGCTCCATGTTCAAGAG CTGGTTGATGTCTACAGACTGGTTGAAGATGAGATAGACATACCATCGGTGGCTGTGGAAATTGTACAAG ATTTTCCAAACGTGGTTCGGGATTTCTTGCTTTCATGGAGCAACTCAGTGTTATATGATAGATGA
- the LOC18587615 gene encoding HBS1-like protein isoform X1, with amino-acid sequence MPRKVNYGVDYDDDDDYDDYDEYDYGYEVEENVEAPSEEETINHGVWRCSICTYDNDATLSACDICGVLRSPLVNNSTYDGKKTVDGICKDSGVSTMAKSLFASLPQQMSKKAVDSQQQNDGFVVKEGNNFHPLGNIQGQFHEFHKAYSSPTHSRINIAPFKFDVPSPDDVVSNGLRSSKLGSKANIFDSKSSKVSSSVVGKNEAAKVQLSTKRSGSSYDSTAKDKHNRLDEIISSKNLEVDALSSSRNSDNSSASMPKGRIDIVDESIVVDNLRSSVKRSSLMPKEIHNMVDDSSSSRNGGEAHSLTSNVKNMSLAAKSGHSKDTSAGRANSYAQYKPEEWMLPEKAEDSLTQLNLAIVGHVDSGKSTLSGRLLHLLGRISQKEMHKYEKESKLQGKGSFAYAWALDESAEERERGITMTVAVAYFDSKRYHVVVLDSPGHKDFVPNMITGATQADAAILVVDASIGSFEAGMDGAKGQTREHAQLIRSFGVDQIIVAVNKMDTVEYSKNRFDFLKSQLWTFLRSCGFKDSSVSWIPLSVVENQNLVAAPSDVRLSWYHGPYLLDAIDSFQPPTRDFSKPLLIPICDVIRSPSQGQVSACGKLEAGAVRSGSKVLVMPSANIATVRSLERGSQACTIARAGDNVAVNLHGIDGNLVLAGGVLCHPDFPVAIAKHLELKVLVLDGATPILIGSQLEFHIHHAKEAARVAKISSLLDSKTGKVTKKAPRCIVAKQSAVVEVILHEPVCAEEFSKCKALGRVFLRTLGRTVAVGIVTRIV; translated from the exons ATGCCTCGGAAAGTTAACTATGGGGTTGATtacgatgatgatgatgattatgATGACTATGATGAATATGACTATGGCTATGAAGTAGAAGAAAACG TGGAAGCACCTTCTGAGGAAGAAACTATCAATCATGGTGTGTGGCGTTGCTCCATTTGTACTTACGATAATGATGCAACCTTGTCAGCATGTGATATTTGTGGGGTTCTTCGCAGTCCTTTGGTCAACAACTCCACCTATGATGGGAAGAAAACAG TTGATGGCATATGCAAAGATTCTGGAGTATCTACTATGGCCAAGTCTCTTTTTGCATCACTGCCGCAACAGATGTCCAAAAAAGCTGTAGATTCTCAGCAACAGAATGATGGTTTTGTGGTGAAAGAGGGCAATAACTTCCACCCACTTGGGAATATCCAAGGACAATTTCATGAATTCCATAAAGCTTATAGTTCTCCTACCCATTCCCGTATTAATATAG CCCCTTTCAAGTTTGATGTTCCATCTCCAGATGATGTGGTTTCCAATGGACTGCGTTCCTCCAAATTGGGTTCGAAAG CCAACATTTTTGACTCAAAATCTTCCAAAGTTTCCTCAAGTGTGGTCGGGAAGAATGAGGCAGCTAAAGTACAATTAAGTACTAAAAGGTCAGGTAGTTCATATGACTCAACAGCAAAAGACAAGCACAATAGACTGGATGAGATAATTTCTTCGAAGAATCTAGAAGTTGATGCATTGTCAAGTTCCAGAAACTCAGATAACTCCTCTGCATCAATGCCAAAAGGCAGGATTGATATTGTGGATGAAAGCATTGTTGTGGATAATCTGCGATCTAGCGTTAAAAGGTCATCATTGATGCCAAAAGAAATACATAATATGGTGGATGATAGCAGCTCTTCAAGGAATGGAGGTGAGGCACATAGTCTCACCAGTAATGTGAAAAACATGTCTTTGGCTGCTAAATCCGGGCACTCAAAGGATACAAGTGCTGGAAGAGCAAATTCATATGCTCAGTATAAACCAGAAGAGTGGATGCTCCCTGAAAAAGCAGAAGATTCACTGACTCAACTGAATCTTGCAATT GTTGGGCATGTTGATTCCGGAAAATCAACACTCTCTGGTAGACTGCTTCACCTTTTGGGACGAATATCCCAAAAAGAAATGCACAAATATGAAAAGGAGTCAAAATTGCAG GGCAAAGGATCCTTTGCTTATGCTTGGGCGTTGGATGAGAGTGCTGAAGAAAGGGAAAGGGGAATCACTATGACTGTGGCTGTGgcttattttgattcaaaaagATATCATGTTGTTGTCCTTGATTCCCCAGGGCACAAAGATTTTGTTCCAAACATGATAACTGGAGCAACACAAGCTGATGCTGCAATTCTTGTCGTAGATGCTTCTATTGGTTCATTTGAAGCTGGTATGGACGGCGCAAAAGGACAGACAAGGGAGCATGCACAACTCATCAGAAGTTTTGGTGTTGATCAAATTATAGTTGCAGTTAACAAGATGGATACTGTAGAGTATTCTAAGAATCGATTTGACTTTTTAAAATCACAGCTTTGGACATTTCTCCGCTCTTGTGGTTTCAAGGATTCCTCTGTTTCATGGATTCCACTGAGTGTTGTAGAAAATCAGAATTTAGTGGCTGCACCTTCTGACGTTCGTTTATCGTG GTATCATGGACCTTATCTATTAGATGCAATTGATTCCTTCCAACCTCCTACAAGAGATTTTTCAAAGCCTCTACTTATTCCTATATGTGATGTTATAAGATCACCTTCACAGGGGCAGGTGTCTGCTTGTGGCAAGTTGGAGGCTGGAGCTGTTCGAAGTGGATCAAAG GTTTTAGTCATGCCATCTGCAAATATAGCAACGGTGCGTTCCTTAGAACGTGGTTCCCAGGCTTGTACAATTGCAAGAGCTGGGGACAATGTAGCTGTCAACCTACATGGAATAGATGGAAATCTCGTGTTGGCTGGTGGAGTGTTATGTCACCCTGATTTTCCAGTTGCAATAGCAAAACATTTGGAGTTGAAGGTGCTTGTCTTGGATGGTGCAACCCCAATTTTAATCGGTTCTCAG TTGGAGTTTCATATACACCATGCAAAGGAGGCTGCAAGAGTTGcaaaaatatcatcattaCTTGATTCAAAGACTGGGAAAGTCACAAAGAAAGCACCCCGCTGCATTGTTGCTAAGCAGAGTGCAGTAGTTGAG GTGATATTGCATGAACCGGTTTGCGCGGAAGAGTTTTCAAAATGCAAAGCCCTTGGAAGAGTGTTTCTTAGAACATTAGGAAGAACGGTTGCTGTGGGCATCGTGACTCGAATAGTTTAG
- the LOC18587616 gene encoding uncharacterized protein LOC18587616, with protein MAFEPFNARGLQPNNSYMEDVQLNTNWDDVICPICLDFPHNGVLLQCSSYEKGCRAFVCDTDHLHSNCLDRFKKAYGMSSPSTSDTISITNIQLTVSEDNCRPTCPLCRGEVTGWVVVDKARLHLDEKKRCCEEEQCTFAGSYLELRKHAQLEHPHARPSRIDPARQLDWENFQQSSEIIDVLSTIHSEVPRGVVLGDYVIEYGEDDSGDEFEDFPGDEGNWWTSCILYQMFDNFRNSRNRRRSRVTDTRRGSRRSSYASSNSDEGSVASVEFAEYRVDETDDEFVSTSAPSRGSSAYRSSRRRRSRFYDN; from the exons ATGGCCTTCGAACCTTTTAATGCCCGAGGGCTCCAACCCAATAATTCTTACATGGAGGATGTTCAGTTGAATACCAATTGGGATGATGTGATTTGTCCTATATGTTTGGATTTCCCCCACAATGGTGTACTCCTTCAATGCTCATCTTACGAGAAAGGCTGCCGTGCTTTTGTGTGTGACACAGACCACTTGCATTCAAATTGTTTGGATCGGTTCAAAAAAGCTTATGGGATGTCATCTCCTTCAACATCTGATACAATTTCTATAACAAACATTCAGCTAACGGTATCTGAAGACAACTGCAGGCCGACCTGTCCCTTATGTAGAGGGGAAGTCACTGGATGGGTTGTTGTTGATAAGGCTCGTCTACATCTAGATGAGAAGAAGCGTTGTTGTGAGGAGGAACAATGCACATTTGCAGGAAGCTACTTGGAACTAAGGAAACATGCTCAGTTAGAACACCCTCATGCTCGTCCTTCGAGAATTGATCCTGCTCGGCAGCTTGATTGGGAGAATTTTCAGCAGTCCTCTGAGATAATAGATGTTTTGAGCACCATACATTCAGAAGTCCCACGTGGAGTGGTTCTTGGAGACTATGTAATTGAATATGGTGAAGATGATTCTGGAGATGAGTTTGAGGACTTCCCTGGTGATGAGGGCAACTGGTGGACCTCTTGTATTTTATATCAGATGTTTGATAACTTCAGGAATTCTAGAAATAGAAGGAGATCAAGAGTCACAGATACTAGAAGGGGAAGTCGTCGCTCTAGCTATGCTTCATCAAATTCTGATGAGGGTTCAGTGGCTTCTGTAGAATTTGCAGAATATAGAGTAGATGAGACTGATGATGAGTTTGTTAGCACAAGTGCCCCCTCCAGAGGTAGCTCTGCCTATCGGAG TTCACGAAGACGTCGTTCCCGCTTTTATGATAATTAG
- the LOC18587615 gene encoding HBS1-like protein isoform X2 translates to MPRKVNYGVDYDDDDDYDDYDEYDYGYEVEENVEAPSEEETINHGVWRCSICTYDNDATLSACDICGVLRSPLVNNSTYDGKKTAPFKFDVPSPDDVVSNGLRSSKLGSKANIFDSKSSKVSSSVVGKNEAAKVQLSTKRSGSSYDSTAKDKHNRLDEIISSKNLEVDALSSSRNSDNSSASMPKGRIDIVDESIVVDNLRSSVKRSSLMPKEIHNMVDDSSSSRNGGEAHSLTSNVKNMSLAAKSGHSKDTSAGRANSYAQYKPEEWMLPEKAEDSLTQLNLAIVGHVDSGKSTLSGRLLHLLGRISQKEMHKYEKESKLQGKGSFAYAWALDESAEERERGITMTVAVAYFDSKRYHVVVLDSPGHKDFVPNMITGATQADAAILVVDASIGSFEAGMDGAKGQTREHAQLIRSFGVDQIIVAVNKMDTVEYSKNRFDFLKSQLWTFLRSCGFKDSSVSWIPLSVVENQNLVAAPSDVRLSWYHGPYLLDAIDSFQPPTRDFSKPLLIPICDVIRSPSQGQVSACGKLEAGAVRSGSKVLVMPSANIATVRSLERGSQACTIARAGDNVAVNLHGIDGNLVLAGGVLCHPDFPVAIAKHLELKVLVLDGATPILIGSQLEFHIHHAKEAARVAKISSLLDSKTGKVTKKAPRCIVAKQSAVVEVILHEPVCAEEFSKCKALGRVFLRTLGRTVAVGIVTRIV, encoded by the exons ATGCCTCGGAAAGTTAACTATGGGGTTGATtacgatgatgatgatgattatgATGACTATGATGAATATGACTATGGCTATGAAGTAGAAGAAAACG TGGAAGCACCTTCTGAGGAAGAAACTATCAATCATGGTGTGTGGCGTTGCTCCATTTGTACTTACGATAATGATGCAACCTTGTCAGCATGTGATATTTGTGGGGTTCTTCGCAGTCCTTTGGTCAACAACTCCACCTATGATGGGAAGAAAACAG CCCCTTTCAAGTTTGATGTTCCATCTCCAGATGATGTGGTTTCCAATGGACTGCGTTCCTCCAAATTGGGTTCGAAAG CCAACATTTTTGACTCAAAATCTTCCAAAGTTTCCTCAAGTGTGGTCGGGAAGAATGAGGCAGCTAAAGTACAATTAAGTACTAAAAGGTCAGGTAGTTCATATGACTCAACAGCAAAAGACAAGCACAATAGACTGGATGAGATAATTTCTTCGAAGAATCTAGAAGTTGATGCATTGTCAAGTTCCAGAAACTCAGATAACTCCTCTGCATCAATGCCAAAAGGCAGGATTGATATTGTGGATGAAAGCATTGTTGTGGATAATCTGCGATCTAGCGTTAAAAGGTCATCATTGATGCCAAAAGAAATACATAATATGGTGGATGATAGCAGCTCTTCAAGGAATGGAGGTGAGGCACATAGTCTCACCAGTAATGTGAAAAACATGTCTTTGGCTGCTAAATCCGGGCACTCAAAGGATACAAGTGCTGGAAGAGCAAATTCATATGCTCAGTATAAACCAGAAGAGTGGATGCTCCCTGAAAAAGCAGAAGATTCACTGACTCAACTGAATCTTGCAATT GTTGGGCATGTTGATTCCGGAAAATCAACACTCTCTGGTAGACTGCTTCACCTTTTGGGACGAATATCCCAAAAAGAAATGCACAAATATGAAAAGGAGTCAAAATTGCAG GGCAAAGGATCCTTTGCTTATGCTTGGGCGTTGGATGAGAGTGCTGAAGAAAGGGAAAGGGGAATCACTATGACTGTGGCTGTGgcttattttgattcaaaaagATATCATGTTGTTGTCCTTGATTCCCCAGGGCACAAAGATTTTGTTCCAAACATGATAACTGGAGCAACACAAGCTGATGCTGCAATTCTTGTCGTAGATGCTTCTATTGGTTCATTTGAAGCTGGTATGGACGGCGCAAAAGGACAGACAAGGGAGCATGCACAACTCATCAGAAGTTTTGGTGTTGATCAAATTATAGTTGCAGTTAACAAGATGGATACTGTAGAGTATTCTAAGAATCGATTTGACTTTTTAAAATCACAGCTTTGGACATTTCTCCGCTCTTGTGGTTTCAAGGATTCCTCTGTTTCATGGATTCCACTGAGTGTTGTAGAAAATCAGAATTTAGTGGCTGCACCTTCTGACGTTCGTTTATCGTG GTATCATGGACCTTATCTATTAGATGCAATTGATTCCTTCCAACCTCCTACAAGAGATTTTTCAAAGCCTCTACTTATTCCTATATGTGATGTTATAAGATCACCTTCACAGGGGCAGGTGTCTGCTTGTGGCAAGTTGGAGGCTGGAGCTGTTCGAAGTGGATCAAAG GTTTTAGTCATGCCATCTGCAAATATAGCAACGGTGCGTTCCTTAGAACGTGGTTCCCAGGCTTGTACAATTGCAAGAGCTGGGGACAATGTAGCTGTCAACCTACATGGAATAGATGGAAATCTCGTGTTGGCTGGTGGAGTGTTATGTCACCCTGATTTTCCAGTTGCAATAGCAAAACATTTGGAGTTGAAGGTGCTTGTCTTGGATGGTGCAACCCCAATTTTAATCGGTTCTCAG TTGGAGTTTCATATACACCATGCAAAGGAGGCTGCAAGAGTTGcaaaaatatcatcattaCTTGATTCAAAGACTGGGAAAGTCACAAAGAAAGCACCCCGCTGCATTGTTGCTAAGCAGAGTGCAGTAGTTGAG GTGATATTGCATGAACCGGTTTGCGCGGAAGAGTTTTCAAAATGCAAAGCCCTTGGAAGAGTGTTTCTTAGAACATTAGGAAGAACGGTTGCTGTGGGCATCGTGACTCGAATAGTTTAG